The proteins below are encoded in one region of Metallibacterium scheffleri:
- a CDS encoding Rne/Rng family ribonuclease translates to MKRMLINATQREELRVAIVDGQNLYDLDIEIPSKEQRKGNIYKGRITRVEASLEACFIEYGAERHGFLPLKEINKIYFQPGVDARKAGIRELLKEGQEIIVQVEKEERGTKGAALTSFISLAGRYMVLMPDNPNAGGVSRRIEGEDRQALKEAMEMLTLPEDMGLIVRTAGMGRDAEELQWDLDYLLQLWKAIDAAAKSKPAPFLIYQESRLIIRALRDYLRNDIGEILVDSEEMFADAREFMQQVMPNNLRKLKLYQDTTPLFSRFQIESQIENAFERDVRLPAGGSIVIDATEALTAIDINSARATKGSDIEDTAFNTNLEAATEIARQLRIRDMGGLIVIDFIDMDSPRHQREVEDRLKDALRHDRARVQIGHISRFGLLEMSRQRLRPSLGESTQIVCPRCEGHGRIRGVESLSLSALRLVEEHAMKESTGQVLVQAPTTVANYLLNEKRAAVVEIEMRHKTHVVIVADENLETPHLEITRLRDSDMGEHVKPSYERLTARPEAVLPKVGQIDAQGEQPAVSGVRPSSPAPLRDEEDGPAAPVTSAPRTVAAVPMTPLPAAAEGGLLKRLFGWFRSGETPHAPAPAATTAKPRNGTRAAGERERGTRETRERRGHRDEARGGGRGRNTTAGAKSTPPAQQRPGLAKSVSGARVPTPATSKSTSERPVKPDAERVAGERAVNERPNRERQPAAPVAAPEAHTADALLAAAGATEAGGINAAPAPNSATQHPGEVSAASTTPATAAIAGAKEGSEATRSRRRGRRGGRRRRSAEASTLNVSGTPDHTSHDAEDYDDEDADNSVAQAPHHAKPAMRAPQASAPVLPMPSAAPPASAPSAPSAQLAPTQSANMPVAVPAVAAAASNVDPRPAASLLTTGPIPSATTLQPAPAPATATPRPLIPVPRPAPAPQAQRPAPSVPLDAAAYVTAPIVSAAPTATPASTALPAQVAATAPALASAASTPAPVVKPAPTVAAPVPDTAPQPATAAPDAAAAPRQSSLLPDAAQGNIDKTP, encoded by the coding sequence ATGAAACGCATGTTGATCAACGCGACTCAGCGTGAAGAGTTGCGCGTAGCCATCGTCGATGGCCAGAACCTGTACGACCTGGACATCGAAATCCCTTCCAAGGAACAGCGCAAGGGCAACATCTACAAGGGTCGCATCACCCGTGTCGAGGCTTCGCTGGAGGCTTGTTTCATCGAGTACGGCGCCGAACGCCATGGCTTTCTGCCGCTCAAGGAGATCAACAAGATCTACTTCCAGCCCGGTGTGGATGCGCGCAAGGCCGGCATCCGCGAGCTGTTGAAGGAAGGCCAGGAAATCATCGTCCAGGTCGAAAAAGAGGAGCGCGGCACCAAGGGCGCGGCGCTGACCAGTTTCATCAGCCTGGCCGGTCGCTACATGGTGCTGATGCCGGACAACCCCAACGCCGGCGGCGTGTCGCGCCGCATCGAGGGTGAAGACCGCCAGGCGCTAAAAGAAGCCATGGAGATGCTCACCTTGCCCGAGGACATGGGCCTGATCGTGCGCACTGCGGGCATGGGCCGCGACGCCGAAGAGCTGCAGTGGGACCTCGATTACCTGCTGCAACTGTGGAAAGCCATCGACGCGGCCGCCAAAAGCAAGCCGGCGCCGTTCCTGATCTACCAGGAGTCGCGCCTGATCATCCGTGCGCTGCGCGACTACCTGCGCAACGACATCGGCGAAATCCTCGTCGACAGCGAGGAGATGTTCGCCGACGCGCGCGAGTTCATGCAGCAGGTGATGCCCAACAACCTGCGCAAGCTCAAGCTGTACCAGGACACCACGCCGCTGTTCTCGCGCTTCCAGATCGAGTCGCAGATCGAGAACGCCTTCGAGCGCGACGTGCGTCTGCCGGCCGGCGGCTCGATCGTGATCGACGCCACCGAGGCGCTGACCGCGATCGACATCAACTCGGCGCGCGCCACCAAGGGCAGCGACATCGAGGACACCGCTTTCAACACCAACCTCGAGGCCGCCACCGAGATCGCGCGCCAGTTGCGCATCCGCGACATGGGTGGCCTGATCGTGATCGACTTCATCGACATGGACAGCCCCAGGCACCAGCGCGAGGTCGAGGACCGGCTCAAGGACGCGCTGCGGCATGACCGCGCGCGCGTGCAGATCGGCCACATCTCGCGCTTCGGTTTGCTCGAGATGTCGCGTCAGCGCCTGCGCCCGAGCCTCGGCGAGTCCACGCAAATCGTATGCCCGCGCTGCGAGGGGCATGGCCGCATCCGCGGTGTCGAATCGCTGTCGCTGTCGGCGTTGCGCCTGGTCGAGGAGCACGCCATGAAGGAAAGCACCGGCCAGGTGCTGGTGCAGGCGCCGACCACGGTCGCCAACTATCTGCTCAACGAAAAACGCGCGGCGGTGGTCGAGATCGAAATGCGCCACAAGACGCACGTGGTCATCGTCGCCGACGAGAATCTGGAAACCCCGCACCTCGAAATCACGCGCCTGCGCGACAGCGACATGGGCGAACACGTCAAGCCCAGCTACGAACGCCTCACCGCGCGGCCGGAAGCGGTGCTGCCCAAGGTCGGACAGATCGACGCGCAGGGCGAGCAGCCCGCGGTCTCCGGCGTGCGTCCCAGCAGTCCGGCACCGCTGCGCGATGAAGAAGACGGCCCCGCGGCACCGGTGACCAGCGCGCCCAGGACCGTCGCTGCCGTACCGATGACGCCGCTGCCGGCAGCCGCCGAGGGCGGCCTGCTCAAGCGCCTGTTCGGCTGGTTCCGCAGTGGCGAAACGCCGCACGCACCCGCGCCCGCGGCAACGACGGCAAAACCACGCAACGGCACGCGTGCCGCCGGCGAGCGCGAACGCGGCACCCGCGAGACGCGCGAGCGCCGCGGCCACCGCGATGAAGCCCGTGGTGGCGGGCGCGGCCGCAACACCACGGCTGGCGCCAAGAGCACACCACCCGCGCAGCAACGTCCGGGGTTGGCCAAGTCCGTTTCCGGCGCACGCGTACCGACTCCCGCCACGAGCAAATCCACCAGCGAGCGTCCCGTCAAGCCAGACGCCGAGCGCGTGGCCGGCGAGCGGGCCGTAAACGAGCGTCCCAACCGCGAGCGCCAGCCCGCAGCGCCGGTGGCCGCGCCAGAAGCGCACACTGCGGATGCTTTGCTGGCAGCGGCGGGCGCTACGGAGGCAGGCGGCATAAACGCTGCCCCGGCGCCCAACAGCGCGACCCAGCATCCGGGCGAAGTCAGCGCAGCCAGCACGACACCCGCCACAGCGGCCATAGCAGGTGCCAAGGAAGGCAGCGAGGCGACGCGTTCGCGGCGTCGCGGCCGCCGTGGCGGCCGCCGGCGTCGCAGCGCCGAAGCCTCGACGTTGAACGTTTCCGGCACACCCGACCACACCAGCCACGACGCCGAGGATTACGACGACGAGGATGCCGACAACTCCGTCGCACAGGCGCCGCATCACGCCAAGCCTGCCATGCGCGCGCCGCAGGCTTCCGCGCCGGTATTGCCTATGCCCTCCGCGGCGCCGCCAGCATCCGCGCCATCCGCGCCATCCGCGCAGCTTGCGCCAACGCAGTCTGCGAACATGCCAGTCGCCGTGCCCGCAGTTGCAGCAGCGGCAAGCAACGTGGATCCGCGCCCAGCTGCCAGCCTGCTGACGACCGGCCCAATCCCGTCGGCGACCACGCTGCAACCCGCGCCGGCACCCGCCACGGCAACACCCAGACCGCTGATCCCCGTGCCGCGGCCCGCGCCAGCGCCCCAGGCGCAACGTCCCGCGCCCTCGGTGCCGCTGGATGCCGCCGCGTATGTGACCGCGCCGATCGTGAGCGCCGCGCCCACGGCAACGCCAGCATCGACCGCGCTGCCTGCGCAGGTTGCAGCCACAGCGCCAGCCTTGGCGAGCGCAGCGTCGACGCCGGCACCGGTCGTCAAGCCCGCGCCCACCGTCGCCGCACCGGTACCCGACACGGCACCACAACCCGCCACCGCCGCGCCTGATGCCGCTGCCGCACCGCGCCAGTCCAGCCTGTTGCCGGACGCTGCGCAGGGCAACATTGACAAGACGCCCTGA
- a CDS encoding RluA family pseudouridine synthase: MMTRTSDAPAGGVQHIQVGSERDGQRIDNALGTLLKGVPRSLIYRLLRTGQVRVNGKRAKPDTRLNAGDELRLPPLRQSAPTQAAAPDAGQIERLRAAVVHHDKHFLVLDKPAGIASHGGSGISHGAIELLRAAFPGDSIELAHRLDRDTSGVLVLARSRSALLGVQAAIREGRVTKQYLCLMTGRLQRARFDINVPLRKFDLAGGERLVRVAADGKPALTFFRELERYADASLVEATLATGRTHQIRVHAQHAGHALAGDEKYGTREANKLWRARGLRRLFLHAARFEFEIDGQGWSFSAPLPDDLRAVVQAQSL, encoded by the coding sequence ATGATGACGCGAACTTCCGATGCGCCCGCCGGTGGCGTCCAGCACATCCAGGTGGGTTCCGAGCGTGATGGACAGCGCATTGACAATGCCCTCGGCACCCTTTTGAAGGGCGTGCCGCGCAGCCTGATCTACCGCTTGCTGCGTACCGGACAGGTACGCGTGAACGGCAAACGCGCCAAACCGGATACGCGCCTGAACGCAGGTGACGAGTTGCGTCTGCCGCCGCTGCGCCAGTCGGCGCCGACGCAGGCCGCGGCGCCCGATGCAGGGCAGATCGAGCGCCTGCGGGCGGCCGTGGTGCATCACGACAAGCATTTCCTTGTGCTGGACAAACCCGCCGGCATCGCCAGCCACGGCGGCAGCGGCATCAGCCACGGCGCCATCGAGCTGCTGCGCGCGGCGTTCCCGGGAGACAGTATCGAACTGGCGCACCGGCTCGACCGCGACACCTCCGGCGTGCTGGTGCTGGCGCGCTCGCGCAGCGCGCTGCTGGGTGTACAGGCGGCGATCCGCGAGGGCCGCGTCACCAAGCAGTATCTGTGCCTGATGACCGGGCGCCTGCAGCGTGCGCGTTTCGACATCAACGTGCCGTTGCGCAAGTTCGATCTGGCCGGCGGCGAGCGCCTGGTGCGCGTGGCCGCGGACGGCAAGCCAGCGCTGACGTTCTTCCGCGAGCTGGAGCGCTACGCCGACGCCAGCCTGGTCGAGGCGACCCTGGCCACCGGGCGTACGCACCAGATTCGCGTGCACGCGCAGCACGCCGGCCATGCACTGGCCGGCGACGAGAAATACGGCACGCGCGAGGCCAATAAACTGTGGCGCGCACGCGGCCTCAGGCGTCTGTTCCTGCATGCGGCACGCTTCGAGTTCGAGATCGACGGCCAGGGTTGGAGTTTTTCCGCGCCGTTGCCGGACGATCTGCGCGCGGTCGTGCAGGCTCAGAGCCTGTGA
- a CDS encoding CPBP family glutamic-type intramembrane protease, producing the protein MVWLSATYSPYLLAQRDALWQRDPAAIALPVGAPARAGAARCVLPWDWIAIAACALLMLGLLRWPPHAPRLRALGEALLALLPVLLIAFGVGDSQRPDARSGALILLALGFALLLSVRRTPLLAPWHWLAPWRQWALPLLPVLAALLLWLAQPVMVPGMASFVGYLPWAALQQYLLLVIVARRLDYALAWRPLAVLLAALLFALAHTPNTPLMLLAFAAGLLWTGWFLRRGALLPVIVAHALGATLLLGIASNAGWLRSLAIGGRYLGWGG; encoded by the coding sequence GTGGTCTGGCTGTCCGCCACGTATTCACCGTATCTGCTGGCCCAGCGCGATGCGCTGTGGCAACGCGACCCCGCGGCCATCGCGTTGCCGGTCGGAGCGCCAGCGCGCGCCGGCGCAGCACGGTGCGTCTTGCCCTGGGACTGGATCGCCATTGCCGCCTGCGCCTTGCTGATGCTGGGCCTGTTGCGCTGGCCGCCACACGCGCCGCGGCTGCGCGCACTGGGCGAGGCCCTGCTGGCGCTGCTGCCGGTGCTGCTGATCGCCTTCGGCGTCGGTGACAGCCAGCGGCCGGATGCGCGATCCGGCGCACTGATCCTGCTGGCGCTGGGTTTCGCGCTGCTGCTGAGCGTGCGTCGCACGCCGCTGCTGGCGCCCTGGCATTGGCTGGCACCGTGGCGGCAATGGGCGCTGCCGCTGCTGCCGGTGTTGGCCGCGCTGCTGCTGTGGCTGGCGCAGCCCGTGATGGTCCCTGGCATGGCCAGCTTCGTGGGCTATTTGCCATGGGCGGCACTGCAGCAATACCTGCTGCTGGTGATCGTGGCGCGGCGCCTGGACTATGCGCTGGCGTGGCGGCCGCTGGCGGTGCTGCTGGCGGCGCTGTTGTTCGCCCTGGCGCACACGCCAAATACACCGCTGATGCTGCTCGCTTTTGCCGCGGGCCTGTTGTGGACTGGCTGGTTCCTGCGCCGTGGCGCGCTGCTGCCGGTGATCGTGGCGCACGCGCTGGGTGCCACGCTGCTGCTCGGCATCGCCAGCAACGCCGGCTGGCTGCGCTCGCTGGCCATCGGCGGGCGCTATCTGGGCTGGGGCGGCTGA
- a CDS encoding IS1182 family transposase — MTTSTEHDPAATQTGLFLDLPEPSEAQVREAQAKAAMQREQGAPRLLEPNRLQVELRASDLESLLPEDHRARLVWGYVERQDLSRLIEAVKARGSNAGRAAIDPRILFALWLYATLDGVGSGREVARLSLEHDAYRWICGGVSVNYHALNDFRAGNEALMDELLTDNVAALAAVGAITLQRVAQDGMRVRAAAGAASFRRQASLDDHLSQARELVQTIKTQAQADPGQARRQAQAAKLRAAREREARIQAALEQLPEVAAAKKRNGSRAEDARASTTDADARVMKMGDGGFRPAFNVQFATTCEEQVIVGMDVVTAGSDMAQLAPMVEQVAQRLGRSPEQWLVDGGFPAHEQIDAVAGRTKVYAPVPEPRTKQDAQGKEVAQDKHQPKPDDSEAVAQWRVRMAGSEARDIYKQRAATAECVNAQARNRGLLRMPVRGLAKVRSVVGLFVLAHNLLRTAALAPQLIGWGTDPSAMAAQAA, encoded by the coding sequence ATGACGACATCCACTGAGCATGACCCGGCGGCGACGCAGACAGGCCTGTTTCTGGACCTGCCCGAGCCCAGCGAAGCCCAGGTACGGGAGGCGCAGGCCAAGGCGGCGATGCAGCGAGAGCAAGGCGCGCCGCGATTGCTCGAACCCAACCGTTTGCAGGTGGAGCTGCGCGCCTCGGACCTGGAATCGTTGTTGCCCGAGGACCACCGGGCGCGACTGGTGTGGGGTTACGTCGAGCGTCAGGACCTGAGTCGGTTGATCGAGGCGGTCAAGGCGCGCGGCAGCAACGCCGGTCGTGCGGCGATCGACCCGCGCATTCTGTTCGCACTGTGGCTGTACGCCACGCTGGACGGTGTGGGCAGCGGCCGCGAAGTGGCGCGGCTGAGCCTGGAGCACGATGCGTACCGGTGGATTTGCGGCGGCGTGTCGGTGAACTATCACGCGCTCAATGATTTTCGTGCGGGCAACGAAGCGCTGATGGACGAGCTGCTCACGGATAACGTAGCCGCCCTGGCCGCGGTGGGTGCGATCACCTTGCAGCGCGTGGCGCAGGACGGCATGCGCGTTCGCGCCGCTGCGGGTGCCGCCTCGTTCCGCCGCCAAGCCAGCCTGGACGACCACCTGAGCCAGGCCCGCGAGCTGGTGCAGACGATCAAGACGCAGGCCCAGGCCGATCCGGGTCAAGCCCGGCGGCAAGCGCAGGCGGCCAAGCTGCGCGCGGCCCGGGAGCGCGAAGCGCGCATCCAGGCGGCGCTGGAGCAACTGCCTGAAGTGGCCGCTGCCAAGAAGCGCAACGGCTCCAGGGCCGAAGACGCCAGAGCGAGCACCACCGACGCCGACGCGCGGGTCATGAAGATGGGCGACGGCGGTTTCCGTCCGGCGTTCAACGTGCAGTTTGCCACCACCTGCGAAGAACAGGTCATCGTCGGCATGGACGTGGTCACCGCCGGCAGCGACATGGCGCAACTGGCGCCGATGGTCGAGCAGGTCGCGCAGCGCCTGGGGCGCAGCCCGGAGCAGTGGCTGGTCGATGGCGGCTTCCCCGCGCACGAGCAGATCGATGCGGTGGCCGGCAGGACCAAGGTCTACGCGCCGGTGCCAGAACCCAGGACGAAGCAGGACGCGCAGGGCAAGGAGGTCGCGCAGGACAAGCACCAACCCAAGCCCGATGACTCCGAGGCGGTGGCCCAGTGGCGCGTGCGCATGGCCGGCAGCGAGGCCAGGGACATCTACAAGCAGCGCGCGGCAACCGCCGAATGCGTCAACGCCCAGGCGCGTAACCGAGGCCTGCTGCGCATGCCCGTGCGTGGCTTGGCCAAGGTCCGCTCGGTGGTGGGCCTGTTCGTGCTGGCGCACAACCTGTTGCGCACCGCCGCGCTGGCACCGCAACTCATCGGTTGGGGGACAGATCCGTCCGCCATGGCGGCGCAGGCCGCATGA
- a CDS encoding 4a-hydroxytetrahydrobiopterin dehydratase yields the protein MTLDQLAAQSCLPRRGAEHRLDAARIAEWLALLPGWQRGADDLSIGKDFKFADFHHTLGFINAVGFLANRADHHPDLQAGYGHCHVSWSTHDCAGVSMNDVICAARVERLLYG from the coding sequence ATGACGCTGGATCAACTCGCCGCGCAATCCTGCCTGCCGCGCCGCGGCGCCGAGCACCGCCTGGATGCCGCGCGCATCGCCGAATGGCTGGCGCTGCTGCCCGGCTGGCAGCGCGGTGCGGATGACCTTTCCATCGGCAAGGATTTCAAGTTCGCCGATTTCCACCACACCCTCGGCTTCATCAATGCTGTCGGCTTCCTGGCCAATCGCGCCGATCACCATCCCGACCTGCAGGCCGGCTACGGCCACTGCCATGTGTCATGGTCGACGCACGATTGCGCTGGCGTGTCGATGAACGATGTGATCTGTGCCGCGCGCGTCGAGCGCCTGCTGTACGGTTGA
- a CDS encoding NfuA family Fe-S biogenesis protein produces MIDISERAQIYFRKLLAEQGGPGWGIRLRARDGGTLKGDCELSFCEPAEITGDEWVLQCEGFNVFVDGASVPWLDGAVLDYLPTGTGQALSVRAPRLRGETDAAQASLAQRVKRVIEDLINPQLAQHSGRVSLLEVGSDGSVVLAFGGGCQGCGQVDLTLRDGIERTLREQVPEITAVRDATEHAKGENPYYAAHAHGESALR; encoded by the coding sequence ATGATCGATATTTCCGAACGCGCACAAATCTATTTCCGCAAGCTGTTGGCCGAACAAGGCGGTCCCGGTTGGGGTATCCGCTTGCGTGCCCGCGATGGCGGCACCCTGAAGGGCGACTGCGAGCTGAGTTTTTGCGAGCCCGCCGAGATCACCGGGGACGAATGGGTGCTGCAGTGCGAGGGCTTCAATGTTTTCGTGGATGGCGCCAGCGTGCCCTGGCTGGATGGTGCCGTGCTGGATTACCTGCCCACGGGCACCGGCCAGGCGCTGAGCGTGCGCGCGCCGCGTCTGCGCGGCGAGACCGATGCCGCGCAGGCTTCGCTGGCGCAGCGCGTCAAGCGTGTCATCGAGGACCTCATCAATCCGCAACTGGCGCAGCACAGCGGTCGCGTCAGCCTGCTCGAGGTGGGCAGCGATGGCAGCGTGGTGCTGGCTTTCGGCGGCGGTTGCCAGGGTTGCGGCCAGGTCGATCTGACCTTGCGCGACGGCATCGAGCGCACCTTGCGCGAGCAAGTGCCCGAGATCACCGCCGTGCGTGATGCCACCGAGCACGCCAAGGGCGAAAATCCCTATTACGCGGCGCACGCGCACGGCGAGTCAGCGCTGCGCTGA
- a CDS encoding c-type cytochrome, whose protein sequence is MTRTLILAPVLAALLLLIPVAHAGGNAAAGKKKAVVCFACHGANGDSLDPQYPRLGGQYAQYIVQALKEYQDGERKNPIMVGFASTLTEQDREDIAAYFAAQKPVLWTLRGEVSGSHKRQGTSL, encoded by the coding sequence ATGACACGCACGCTGATCCTCGCCCCGGTGCTGGCCGCGCTGCTGCTGCTGATTCCGGTCGCGCATGCCGGCGGCAACGCCGCCGCAGGCAAGAAAAAAGCCGTGGTCTGCTTCGCCTGCCACGGCGCGAACGGCGATTCGCTCGATCCGCAGTACCCGCGCCTCGGCGGCCAGTACGCGCAGTACATCGTGCAGGCGCTGAAGGAATACCAGGACGGCGAGCGCAAGAATCCGATCATGGTCGGCTTCGCCTCGACCCTGACCGAGCAGGACCGCGAAGACATCGCGGCCTATTTCGCAGCGCAAAAGCCCGTGCTGTGGACACTGCGCGGCGAGGTTTCCGGCTCGCACAAGCGCCAAGGCACCTCGCTGTAA
- a CDS encoding c-type cytochrome has product MLRSLLLASFLVGIASVAVAAPAPAPTSAAPIAKHPGDAAAGRLMVFTCHGCHGIPGYRNAYPNYPVPKIAGQHYDYLVAALNEYRDGQRTPPTMTMNIQAKSLSEQDIRNIAAYLSSIRK; this is encoded by the coding sequence ATGTTGCGATCGCTTCTGCTTGCCTCGTTTCTGGTCGGCATCGCCAGTGTGGCGGTCGCCGCTCCCGCACCCGCGCCGACATCGGCCGCGCCCATCGCCAAGCATCCCGGCGATGCCGCCGCCGGTCGTCTGATGGTATTCACCTGCCACGGCTGCCACGGCATTCCCGGCTATCGCAACGCCTACCCGAATTATCCGGTGCCCAAAATCGCCGGACAGCACTACGACTATCTGGTCGCGGCGCTCAACGAATACCGGGATGGCCAGCGCACGCCGCCGACCATGACCATGAACATCCAGGCCAAGAGCCTGTCCGAGCAGGATATCCGCAATATCGCGGCCTACCTTTCCAGCATCCGCAAGTGA
- a CDS encoding nucleotide sugar dehydrogenase, protein MFPTHPRIALVGLGYVGLPLALAFGREFDTVGFDIDTVRVDELRGGRDHTLEASAAELGAAPHLRYSSAATDLDDREVFIVTVPTPVDEAQRPDLRPLIAASETVGRALRRGAVVIYESTVYPGTTEEVCVPVLERVSGLMFNRDFFCGYSPERINPGDRLHRLETIIKVTSGSTPEAAGFVDALYRRIVPAGTHRAGSIRVAEAAKVIENTQRDVNIALINELAMIFNKMGIDTAEVLAAAGSKWNFLPFRPGLVGGHCIGVDPYYLTHKATALGYHPELTLAARRINDKMGIYVANQVLRLMARHGIGAVGARVLVLGLTFKEDCPDLRNTRVVDLIRELREAGATVDVHDPWVDIALAHAEYALDVVPQPQAGYYDAIVLAVAHQRFRDLGATGIRALGRKGAVIYDLKRVLPAGAADGAL, encoded by the coding sequence ATGTTTCCCACCCATCCCCGTATTGCCCTGGTCGGCCTCGGTTACGTCGGCCTGCCGCTGGCGCTGGCTTTTGGCCGCGAGTTCGACACCGTGGGTTTCGATATCGATACCGTGCGCGTGGATGAACTGCGCGGCGGCCGTGACCACACCCTGGAAGCCAGTGCCGCGGAGCTTGGCGCCGCGCCGCATCTGCGCTACAGCAGCGCGGCGACCGATCTGGATGACCGCGAGGTGTTCATCGTCACCGTGCCGACGCCGGTGGACGAGGCGCAGCGCCCGGATCTGCGTCCGCTGATCGCCGCCAGCGAAACCGTGGGTCGCGCGCTGCGCCGCGGCGCGGTGGTGATCTACGAATCCACGGTGTATCCCGGCACCACCGAGGAAGTGTGCGTGCCCGTGCTCGAGCGCGTGTCCGGCCTGATGTTCAATCGCGACTTCTTTTGCGGCTACAGCCCCGAGCGCATCAATCCTGGCGATCGCCTGCACCGCCTGGAAACCATCATCAAGGTGACTTCCGGCTCCACGCCGGAGGCCGCCGGGTTCGTCGATGCGCTGTACCGGCGCATCGTTCCGGCCGGTACGCACCGCGCCGGCTCGATCCGCGTGGCCGAGGCCGCCAAGGTCATCGAGAACACCCAGCGCGACGTCAACATCGCGCTGATCAACGAGCTGGCGATGATCTTCAACAAGATGGGCATCGACACTGCCGAAGTGCTGGCGGCGGCGGGCAGCAAGTGGAACTTCCTGCCGTTCCGTCCCGGTTTGGTGGGCGGGCATTGCATCGGCGTGGATCCGTACTACCTCACGCACAAGGCCACCGCGCTGGGCTATCACCCCGAGCTGACCCTGGCCGCGCGCCGCATCAACGACAAGATGGGCATTTACGTGGCCAATCAGGTGCTGCGCCTGATGGCGCGCCACGGCATCGGCGCAGTCGGTGCACGCGTACTGGTGTTGGGCCTGACCTTCAAGGAGGATTGCCCGGATCTGCGCAATACCCGGGTCGTGGATCTGATCCGCGAACTGCGCGAGGCCGGCGCCACGGTGGATGTGCACGATCCCTGGGTCGACATCGCGCTGGCGCACGCCGAATATGCTCTGGATGTGGTGCCGCAGCCGCAGGCGGGGTATTACGACGCCATCGTGCTGGCCGTGGCGCACCAGCGTTTTCGAGATCTAGGCGCAACGGGCATCCGCGCCCTCGGGCGCAAGGGCGCGGTGATTTACGACCTCAAGCGCGTGCTGCCGGCGGGTGCGGCGGATGGGGCGTTGTAG
- a CDS encoding DegQ family serine endoprotease, with protein MKRTLLKFAAIALLVATPLASMAATAGLPDFTSIVEKYGPTVVNVRADITQPSPFMRGPGGQQQAQVPDIFRFFGFPVPPQQQMQPEEEISMGSGFIISSDGYILTNDHVVDGAKKISVTLADHREFTAKLVGADATFDIAVLKIDAKNLPVVNIGNSNALKPGQWVLAIGSPFGFDHTVTAGIVSAVGRSLGPSDQRYTPFIQTDVPINRGNSGGPLFNMDGQVVGINSQIFSNTGGFMGVSFAIPIDVAMNAVQQIKTKGYVERGMIGVYLQPVSPNTAKGLGMSRVEGALVASVMPGSPAAKAGIKPGDVIVAYDGKTINSVDDLSPMVGLTPPGSIAKLTVIRFGKTLNFNVKVEQAPRGKHALASMEQAISGNGLGLTVQDLSAGQREQLDLKAGEGVQVSTVSGPSRDAGLQPGDVILMVGQQRVGSVTQFENAVRAYKPGEVAILLVRRGQVSQFVAVPVPKPGAGKQ; from the coding sequence ATGAAAAGGACGCTGCTCAAGTTCGCAGCCATCGCCCTGCTCGTGGCGACACCACTGGCCAGCATGGCCGCCACCGCCGGCCTGCCCGATTTCACCTCGATCGTGGAGAAATACGGCCCGACCGTGGTCAATGTCCGCGCCGACATCACCCAGCCCAGCCCGTTCATGCGCGGGCCCGGTGGCCAGCAACAGGCACAGGTACCGGATATTTTCCGCTTCTTCGGTTTCCCGGTGCCGCCGCAGCAGCAGATGCAGCCCGAGGAAGAAATCTCCATGGGCTCAGGTTTCATCATTTCTTCCGATGGTTACATCCTCACCAATGACCACGTCGTGGACGGGGCCAAGAAGATCAGCGTGACACTGGCTGATCACCGCGAATTCACCGCCAAATTGGTGGGCGCCGACGCCACGTTCGATATCGCCGTACTGAAGATCGACGCGAAGAATCTGCCGGTGGTGAACATCGGCAACTCCAACGCCCTGAAACCGGGCCAGTGGGTGTTGGCGATCGGCTCACCGTTCGGTTTCGATCACACCGTGACTGCGGGCATCGTCAGTGCCGTGGGGCGCAGCCTGGGCCCCAGCGATCAGCGCTATACGCCCTTCATCCAGACCGATGTGCCGATCAATCGCGGCAACTCGGGTGGTCCGCTGTTCAACATGGATGGCCAGGTGGTCGGCATCAATTCGCAGATTTTCTCCAACACCGGCGGCTTCATGGGCGTGTCGTTCGCCATCCCCATCGACGTGGCCATGAATGCGGTGCAGCAGATCAAGACCAAGGGTTACGTCGAGCGCGGCATGATCGGCGTGTACCTGCAGCCCGTGTCGCCGAATACCGCCAAAGGCCTTGGCATGAGCCGCGTCGAGGGCGCGCTGGTGGCCAGTGTGATGCCCGGCAGTCCGGCGGCAAAGGCCGGCATCAAGCCGGGTGACGTGATTGTGGCCTACGACGGCAAGACCATCAACTCGGTGGATGACCTGTCGCCGATGGTCGGGCTGACGCCGCCTGGCAGCATCGCCAAGCTGACCGTCATCCGCTTTGGCAAGACACTGAACTTCAACGTCAAGGTCGAACAGGCGCCGCGCGGCAAACATGCGCTGGCCAGCATGGAACAGGCAATTTCCGGAAATGGCCTTGGCCTGACCGTGCAGGATCTCAGCGCGGGTCAGCGCGAGCAGCTCGACTTGAAAGCGGGCGAAGGCGTGCAGGTCAGTACGGTCAGTGGTCCCTCGCGTGATGCCGGTCTGCAGCCGGGCGACGTGATCCTGATGGTGGGTCAGCAGCGGGTCGGTAGCGTGACCCAGTTCGAGAACGCGGTGCGTGCCTACAAGCCGGGCGAGGTCGCGATCCTGCTGGTGCGTCGCGGCCAGGTGAGCCAGTTCGTGGCTGTGCCGGTGCCCAAGCCCGGTGCCGGAAAGCAATAG